One genomic region from Marmota flaviventris isolate mMarFla1 chromosome 6, mMarFla1.hap1, whole genome shotgun sequence encodes:
- the LOC139706267 gene encoding olfactory receptor 5V1-like produces the protein MEGKNQTAISEFIILRFSDLNELQFLLFTIFFLSYIYTLGGNIFIILVTMADPHLHTPMYYFLRNLAFLDVCYTTTNVPQMMVHLVSEKKSISFGGCVAQLFAFIFFVGSECLLLAAMAYDRYIAICKPLRYSVIMNKALYNQLTASCWTGGFLNSVVHTLLTFRLPFCGNNQINYFICDIPPLLILSCEDTSVNELVLLSIGVFIVWTLFLCIVLSYLYIISTILRIHSSEGRCKAFSTCASHLVIVLLYYGSAIFTYVRPISSYSLEKDRLTSVLYSVVTPMLNPIIYTLRNKDIKEAMKTIGRKWQPPSLDM, from the coding sequence ATGGAAGGAAAGAACCAAACAGCTATATCTGAATTCATCATCTTGAGATTCTCTGACCTGAATGAATTGCAGTTTTTACTATTTACCATCTTTTTTCTCTCCTATATATATACTTTGGGAGGAAACATATTCATCATCTTGGTGACTATGGCTGATCCACACCTACATACACCCATGTACTACTTCCTAAGAAACCTGGCCTTTCTTGATGTCTGCTACACCACCACCAATGTCCCCCAGATGATGGTACATCTTGTATCAGAGAAGAAGAGCATTTCCTTTGGGGGATGTGTGGCTCAActttttgcattcattttctttgtaggATCAGAGTGTCTCCTCCTGGCAGCAATGGCATATGATCGCTACATTGCCATCTGCAAACCCTTAAGGTATTCAGTTATTATGAACAAGGCCCTGTATAATCAGTTAACAGCCTCATGTTGGACTGGTGGTTTCCTCAATTCAGTGGTGCATACACTATTGACATTCCGTCTGCCATTCTGTGGCAACAACCAGATTAATTACTTCATTTGTGACATACCCCCTTTGCTGATCTTGTCTTGTGAGGACACTTCTGTCAATGAACTGGTGTTGCTGTCCATTGGAGTCTTCATTGTTTGGACTCTTTTCCTGTGCATTGTCCTTTCCTACCTTTACATAATCTCCACCATCTTGAGGATCCACTCCTCAGAGGGGAGATGCAAAGCCTTTTCTACATGTGCCTCACACCTGGTCATTGTCCTTCTCTATTATGGTAGTGCCATTTTCACATATGTGCGGCCCATTTCATCTTACTCATTGGAGAAAGACAGACTGACCTCAGTATTGTATAGTGTTGTTACTCCCATGCTGAACCCTATAATTTACACATTGAGGAACAAGGACATCAAAGAGGCTATGAAGACAATAGGGAGAAAGTGGCAGCCACCAAGTCTTGATATGTAA